In one window of Escherichia coli DSM 30083 = JCM 1649 = ATCC 11775 DNA:
- the yciG gene encoding general stress protein, with product MTEHRGGSGNFAEDREKASNAGRKGGQHSGGNFKNDPQRASEAGKKGGQQSGDNKSGKS from the coding sequence ATGACCGAACATCGTGGTGGTTCAGGAAATTTCGCCGAAGACCGTGAGAAGGCATCCAACGCAGGCCGTAAAGGCGGTCAGCATAGCGGCGGTAATTTTAAAAATGATCCGCAACGCGCATCCGAAGCAGGTAAAAAAGGCGGTCAACAAAGCGGTGATAATAAATCAGGAAAATCCTGA
- a CDS encoding prophage tail fiber N-terminal domain-containing protein, which translates to MTVKISGVLKDGTGKPVQNCTIVLKARRTSSTVVVNTVASENPDEAGRYSMDVEHGQYSVTLLVEGFPPSHAGTITVYEGSRPGTLNDFLGAMTEDDVRPEALRRFEQMVEEVSRNASAVAQNTAAAKKSASDASASASEAATHATDAAASARAASTSAGQAASSAQSASSSAGTASTKAREAAKSAAAAESSKSAAATSASAAKTSETNAAASQQSAATSASTATTKASEAATSARDASASKEAAKSSETNAASSASSAASSATAAANSAKAAKTSETNARSSETAAGQSASAAADSKTAAALSASAASTSAGQASASATAAGKSAESAASSASTATTKAGEAAVQASAAARSASAAKTSKTNAKASETSAESSKTAAASSASSAASSASSASASKDEATRQASAAKGSATTASTKATEAAGSATAAAQSKSTAESAATRAETAAKRAEDIASAVALEDASTTKKGIVQLSSATNSTSESLAATPKAVKAAYELANGKYTAQDATTAQKGIVQLSNATNSTSEMLAATPKSVKAAYDLANGKYTAQDATTAQKGIVQLSSATNSTSEMLAATPKSVKAAYDLANGKYTAQDATTAQKGIVQLSSATNSASETLAATPKAVKAANNNANGRVPSARKVNGKALSADITLTPKDIGTLNSTTMSFSGGAGWFKLATVTMPQASSVVSITLIGGAGFNVGSPQQAGISELVLRAGNGNPKGITGALWQRTSTGFTNFAWVNTSGDTYDIYVAIGNYATGVNIQWDYTSNASVTIHTSPAYSANKPEGLTDGTVYSLYTPSEQFYPPGAPIPWPSDTVPSGYALMQGQTFDKSAYPKLAAAYPSGVIPDMRGWTIKGKPASGRAVLSQEQDGIKSHTHSASASSTDLGTKNTSSFDYGTKSTNNTGAHTHSLSGSTGSAGDHTHGNGIRWPGGGGSALAFYDGGGFTYVQDSQYQVSPGTSSRRSYYQRIQTQSAGAHTHSLSGTAASSGAHAHTVGIGAHTHSVAIGSHGHTITVNAAGNAENTVKNIAFNYIVRLA; encoded by the coding sequence ATGACAGTAAAAATTTCTGGCGTGCTTAAAGATGGCACAGGAAAACCAGTACAGAACTGCACCATTGTGCTGAAGGCCAGACGAACCAGCAGCACGGTGGTGGTGAACACGGTGGCCTCTGAAAATCCGGATGAAGCCGGACGTTACAGCATGGATGTTGAGCATGGTCAGTACAGCGTCACCCTGCTGGTTGAAGGTTTTCCGCCTTCACATGCCGGGACCATTACCGTCTATGAAGGTTCCAGACCAGGTACGCTGAATGATTTTCTCGGTGCCATGACGGAGGATGATGTCCGACCGGAGGCACTGCGCCGCTTTGAGCAGATGGTGGAAGAGGTGTCACGTAACGCCTCCGCGGTTGCACAGAATACGGCAGCCGCGAAAAAATCAGCCAGCGATGCCAGTGCATCAGCCAGCGAGGCGGCAACTCATGCAACCGATGCTGCAGCCTCAGCACGTGCCGCCAGCACGTCAGCCGGACAGGCCGCGTCGTCGGCTCAGTCAGCGTCTTCCAGCGCAGGAACGGCATCGACAAAGGCCCGTGAAGCAGCAAAAAGTGCTGCTGCTGCAGAGTCATCAAAAAGCGCGGCAGCTACCAGCGCCAGTGCCGCGAAAACGTCAGAAACGAATGCCGCAGCGTCACAACAATCAGCAGCCACTTCTGCATCCACCGCGACCACGAAAGCGTCAGAAGCAGCCACTTCAGCACGGGATGCGTCGGCTTCAAAAGAGGCGGCAAAATCATCAGAAACGAACGCAGCCTCGAGCGCCAGCAGCGCAGCTTCCTCGGCAACGGCGGCAGCAAATTCTGCGAAGGCGGCAAAAACGTCCGAGACGAACGCCAGGTCTTCTGAAACGGCAGCGGGACAGAGCGCCTCAGCTGCGGCAGACTCAAAAACAGCGGCTGCATTATCTGCCAGTGCCGCGTCAACAAGTGCCGGGCAGGCCTCAGCCAGTGCCACCGCCGCCGGAAAATCGGCAGAAAGTGCTGCATCGTCTGCTTCAACAGCCACAACGAAGGCTGGCGAAGCCGCTGTACAGGCCAGCGCAGCAGCGAGGTCTGCTTCCGCAGCGAAGACATCCAAGACGAACGCGAAAGCGTCGGAAACCAGCGCAGAATCCTCAAAAACGGCTGCCGCATCGTCCGCCAGTTCGGCGGCGTCATCGGCATCATCTGCGTCTGCTTCAAAAGATGAGGCGACCAGACAGGCGTCAGCAGCAAAGGGCAGCGCCACGACGGCATCCACGAAGGCGACAGAGGCAGCTGGCAGTGCGACGGCGGCAGCTCAGAGCAAAAGTACGGCGGAATCCGCGGCAACGCGCGCTGAGACAGCGGCAAAACGGGCAGAGGATATTGCATCCGCCGTGGCGCTTGAGGATGCGAGCACGACGAAAAAGGGGATAGTACAGCTCAGCAGTGCGACTAACAGCACTTCCGAGTCACTGGCGGCAACGCCAAAAGCCGTTAAGGCCGCGTATGAGCTGGCTAACGGGAAATACACCGCACAGGATGCAACGACAGCACAGAAAGGGATAGTTCAGCTTAGCAACGCGACCAACAGCACATCTGAAATGCTGGCGGCAACGCCAAAGTCGGTAAAGGCAGCCTATGACCTTGCTAACGGGAAATATACTGCTCAGGACGCTACGACAGCACAAAAAGGAATTGTCCAGCTCAGTAGTGCAACCAACAGCACATCTGAAATGCTGGCGGCAACGCCAAAGTCGGTAAAGGCAGCCTATGACCTTGCTAACGGGAAATATACTGCTCAGGACGCTACGACAGCACAAAAAGGAATTGTCCAGCTCAGTAGTGCAACCAACAGCGCATCTGAAACGCTTGCCGCGACACCGAAAGCAGTGAAAGCAGCTAATAATAATGCGAATGGTCGGGTACCTTCTGCCCGTAAGGTGAATGGTAAGGCGCTTTCAGCGGATATAACACTGACGCCGAAAGATATTGGTACGCTTAACTCAACAACAATGTCATTCAGCGGTGGTGCTGGTTGGTTCAAATTAGCAACGGTAACCATGCCACAGGCGAGTTCTGTTGTTTCAATTACGTTGATTGGTGGTGCGGGATTTAACGTGGGGTCACCTCAACAGGCAGGTATATCTGAACTTGTTTTGCGTGCAGGTAATGGTAATCCGAAGGGGATTACTGGTGCTTTATGGCAGCGCACATCGACAGGGTTTACAAATTTTGCCTGGGTCAATACATCTGGTGATACTTACGATATTTACGTTGCAATCGGAAATTATGCGACTGGTGTAAATATTCAATGGGATTATACCAGTAATGCCAGCGTGACGATTCATACGTCACCAGCATATTCTGCTAATAAGCCGGAAGGGTTAACGGACGGTACAGTTTATTCACTCTATACGCCATCAGAGCAGTTTTATCCGCCTGGCGCACCAATCCCGTGGCCATCAGATACCGTTCCGTCTGGCTATGCCCTGATGCAGGGGCAGACTTTTGACAAATCTGCATACCCGAAACTTGCAGCCGCTTATCCGTCAGGCGTGATCCCTGATATGCGTGGCTGGACGATTAAGGGCAAACCCGCCAGTGGTCGTGCCGTATTGTCTCAGGAACAGGACGGCATTAAATCGCACACCCACAGCGCCAGCGCATCCAGTACGGATTTGGGGACGAAAAACACATCGTCGTTTGATTACGGAACCAAATCCACGAATAACACCGGGGCGCATACGCACAGTCTGAGTGGCTCTACGGGGTCTGCCGGTGATCATACTCATGGTAATGGTATTCGTTGGCCAGGAGGCGGCGGTTCTGCGTTAGCATTTTATGATGGCGGTGGGTTCACTTATGTCCAGGATTCACAGTATCAAGTAAGCCCGGGGACTTCTTCCCGTAGATCGTATTATCAACGTATTCAGACACAGTCAGCAGGTGCTCATACCCACTCGCTGTCTGGTACTGCAGCAAGTTCTGGCGCACATGCACATACTGTAGGTATTGGTGCGCATACGCACTCCGTTGCGATTGGTTCACATGGACACACCATCACCGTTAACGCTGCTGGTAACGCGGAAAACACCGTCAAAAACATCGCATTTAACTATATTGTGAGGCTTGCATAA
- a CDS encoding Ail/Lom family outer membrane beta-barrel protein — MRKVCAVILSAAICLSVSGAPAWASEHQSTLSAGYLHARTNAPGSDNLNGINVKYRYEFTDALGLITSFSYANAEDEQKTHYSDTRWHEDSVRNRWFSVMAGPSVRVNEWFSAYSMAGVAYSRVSTFSGDYLRVTDNKGKTHDVLTGSDDGRHSNTSLAWGAGVQFNPTESVTIDLAYEGSGSGDWRTDAFIVGIGYRF, encoded by the coding sequence ATGCGTAAAGTTTGTGCAGTCATTTTGTCCGCAGCCATCTGTCTGTCCGTATCCGGTGCGCCTGCATGGGCGTCTGAACATCAGTCCACACTGAGCGCGGGGTATCTTCATGCCCGTACGAACGCTCCCGGCAGCGATAATCTGAACGGGATTAACGTGAAATACCGTTATGAGTTTACGGACGCGCTGGGGCTGATTACGTCCTTCAGTTATGCCAATGCTGAGGATGAGCAAAAAACGCACTACAGCGATACCCGCTGGCATGAAGATTCCGTGCGTAACCGCTGGTTCAGCGTGATGGCGGGGCCGTCTGTACGCGTGAATGAATGGTTCAGCGCGTATTCGATGGCGGGTGTGGCTTACAGCCGTGTGTCGACTTTCTCCGGGGATTATCTCCGCGTAACTGACAACAAGGGGAAAACGCACGATGTGCTGACCGGAAGTGATGACGGTCGCCACAGCAACACGTCTCTGGCGTGGGGGGCTGGCGTGCAGTTTAACCCGACCGAATCCGTGACCATTGACCTTGCTTATGAAGGTTCCGGTAGTGGCGACTGGCGAACGGATGCATTTATTGTTGGTATCGGATACCGTTTCTGA
- the trpCF gene encoding bifunctional indole-3-glycerol-phosphate synthase TrpC/phosphoribosylanthranilate isomerase TrpF, producing MQTVLAKIVADKAIWVEARKQQQPLASFQNEIQPSTRHFYDALQGARTAFILECKKASPSKGVIRDDFDPARIATVYRNYASAISVLTDEKYFQGSFDFLPIVSQIAPQPILCKDFIIDPYQIYLARYYQADACLLMLSVLDDEQYRQLAAVAHSLEMGVLTEVSNEEELERAIALGAKVVGINNRDLRDLSIDLNRTRELAPKLGHNVTVISESGINTYAQVRELSHFANGFLIGSALMAHDDLNAAVRRVLLGENKVCGLTRPQDARAAYDAGAIYGGLIFVTTSPRCVSVEQAQEVMAAAPLQYVGVFRNHDIADVVDKAKVLSLAAVQLHGNEDQLYIDTLREALPAHVAIWKALSVGETLPARDFQHIDKYVFDNGQGGSGQRFDWSLLNGQSLGNVLLAGGLGADNCVEAAQTGCAGLDFNSAVESQPGIKDARLLASVFQTLRAY from the coding sequence ATGCAAACCGTTTTAGCGAAAATCGTCGCAGACAAGGCGATTTGGGTAGAAGCCCGCAAACAGCAGCAACCGCTGGCCAGTTTTCAGAATGAGATTCAGCCGAGCACGCGACATTTTTATGATGCGCTACAGGGTGCACGCACGGCGTTTATTCTGGAGTGCAAAAAAGCGTCGCCGTCAAAAGGCGTGATCCGTGATGATTTCGATCCGGCACGCATTGCAACCGTTTACAGAAATTATGCTTCGGCAATTTCGGTGCTGACTGATGAGAAATATTTTCAGGGAAGCTTTGATTTCCTCCCCATCGTCAGCCAAATCGCCCCACAGCCGATTTTATGTAAAGACTTTATTATCGACCCTTACCAGATCTATCTGGCGCGCTATTACCAGGCCGATGCCTGCTTATTAATGCTTTCAGTACTGGATGATGAACAATATCGCCAGCTTGCCGCCGTCGCCCACAGTCTGGAGATGGGTGTGCTGACCGAAGTCAGTAATGAAGAGGAACTGGAGCGCGCCATTGCATTGGGGGCAAAGGTCGTTGGCATCAACAACCGCGATCTGCGCGATTTGTCGATTGATCTCAACCGTACCCGCGAGCTTGCGCCGAAACTGGGGCACAATGTGACGGTAATCAGCGAATCCGGCATCAATACTTACGCTCAGGTGCGCGAGTTAAGCCACTTCGCTAACGGTTTTCTGATTGGTTCGGCGTTGATGGCCCATGACGATTTGAACGCCGCCGTGCGCCGGGTGTTGCTGGGTGAGAATAAAGTGTGTGGCCTGACTCGCCCACAAGATGCCAGAGCCGCTTATGACGCTGGTGCTATATACGGTGGATTAATATTTGTTACAACGTCACCGCGTTGCGTCAGCGTTGAACAGGCGCAGGAAGTGATGGCTGCGGCACCGTTGCAGTATGTTGGCGTGTTCCGCAATCACGATATTGCCGATGTGGTGGACAAAGCTAAGGTGTTATCGCTGGCGGCAGTGCAACTGCATGGTAATGAAGATCAGCTGTATATCGACACTCTGCGTGAGGCTCTGCCAGCACACGTCGCCATCTGGAAGGCTTTAAGTGTCGGTGAAACTCTTCCCGCGCGCGATTTTCAGCACATCGATAAATATGTATTCGACAACGGTCAGGGCGGGAGCGGACAACGTTTCGACTGGTCACTATTAAATGGTCAATCGCTTGGCAACGTTCTGCTGGCGGGGGGCTTAGGCGCAGATAACTGCGTGGAAGCGGCACAAACCGGCTGCGCCGGGCTTGATTTTAATTCTGCTGTAGAGTCGCAACCGGGTATCAAAGACGCACGTCTTTTGGCCTCGGTTTTCCAGACGCTGCGCGCATATTAA
- a CDS encoding tail fiber assembly protein — MAFRMSEQARTIKIYNLLAGTNEFIGEGDAYIPPHTGLPANSTDIAPPDIPAGFVAVFNSDEASWHLVEDHRGKTVYDVASGDELFISELGPLPENVTWLSPEGEFQKWNGTAWVKDTEAEKMFRIREAEETKNNLMQVASEHIAPLQDAADLEIATEEETSLLEAWKKYRVLLNRVDTSTAPDIEWPTNPVRE; from the coding sequence ATGGCATTCAGAATGAGTGAACAAGCACGGACCATAAAAATTTATAATCTGCTGGCCGGAACTAATGAATTTATTGGTGAAGGTGACGCATATATTCCGCCTCATACAGGTCTGCCAGCAAACAGTACCGATATTGCACCACCAGATATTCCTGCTGGCTTTGTGGCTGTTTTCAACAGTGATGAGGCATCGTGGCATCTCGTTGAAGACCATCGGGGTAAAACGGTTTATGACGTAGCGTCAGGGGACGAGTTATTTATTTCTGAACTCGGTCCGTTACCGGAAAATGTTACCTGGTTATCGCCGGAAGGGGAGTTTCAGAAGTGGAACGGCACAGCCTGGGTGAAGGATACGGAAGCAGAAAAAATGTTCCGGATCCGGGAGGCGGAAGAAACAAAAAACAACCTGATGCAGGTAGCCAGTGAGCATATTGCGCCGCTTCAGGATGCTGCAGATCTGGAAATTGCAACGGAGGAAGAAACCTCATTGCTGGAAGCCTGGAAAAAGTATCGGGTGTTGCTGAACCGTGTTGATACATCAACTGCACCTGATATTGAGTGGCCTACGAACCCTGTCAGGGAGTAA
- a CDS encoding class I SAM-dependent methyltransferase, producing the protein MVKSMKKNTDDGAKIYTPLTLKLYDWWVLGVSNRLAWGCPTKEHLLPHFLEHVGNNHLDIGVGTGFYLTHVPESSLISLMDLNEASLNAASTRAGESKIKHKISHDVFEPYPAALHGQFDSISMFYLLHCLPGNISTKSCVIRNAAQALTDDGTLYGATILGDGVVHNSFGQKLMRIYNQKGIFSNTKDSEEGLTHILSEHFENVKTKVQGTVVMFSASGKK; encoded by the coding sequence ATGGTGAAATCAATGAAAAAAAACACAGATGATGGGGCTAAAATTTACACACCACTTACCCTAAAGCTTTATGACTGGTGGGTTTTGGGAGTATCAAATCGGCTTGCATGGGGATGTCCTACAAAGGAACACCTTCTTCCACACTTTCTGGAACATGTAGGTAACAACCATCTGGATATTGGTGTTGGAACTGGGTTTTACCTTACTCACGTACCTGAGAGTAGTCTGATATCTTTAATGGATTTGAACGAAGCTAGCCTGAACGCGGCATCTACAAGGGCTGGGGAATCAAAAATTAAACATAAAATTAGCCATGATGTTTTTGAACCTTATCCCGCGGCGTTACATGGTCAATTTGATTCCATTTCCATGTTTTACCTTCTTCACTGCCTGCCTGGAAATATATCTACAAAAAGCTGTGTAATACGCAATGCGGCGCAGGCCTTAACTGACGATGGAACTCTATACGGAGCCACAATTCTTGGCGATGGAGTTGTGCACAATAGCTTCGGTCAAAAACTGATGCGCATTTACAATCAGAAAGGCATCTTTTCAAACACAAAAGATTCCGAAGAAGGCTTAACACATATACTCTCAGAGCATTTCGAGAATGTTAAAACCAAGGTTCAAGGTACTGTAGTAATGTTTTCCGCTTCAGGGAAAAAATAG
- the yciF gene encoding ferritin-like domain-containing protein, which yields MNMKTIEDVIIHLLSDTYSAEKQLTRALAKLARATSNEKLSQAFHAHLEETHGQIERIDQVVESESNLKIKRMKCVAMEGLIEEANEVIENTEKNEVRDAALIAAAQKVEHYEIASYGTLATLAEQLGYRKAAKLLKETLEEEKATDIKLTDLALNNVNKKAENKA from the coding sequence ATGAATATGAAGACCATTGAAGATGTAATTATTCACCTGCTTTCAGATACCTACAGCGCAGAAAAACAATTAACCCGGGCACTGGCAAAACTCGCAAGAGCAACATCAAACGAAAAATTAAGTCAGGCTTTTCATGCGCACCTCGAGGAAACACATGGACAGATTGAACGTATTGATCAAGTTGTGGAATCAGAATCGAATCTGAAAATTAAGCGCATGAAATGTGTGGCAATGGAAGGTCTTATTGAAGAAGCTAATGAGGTCATCGAAAATACCGAGAAAAACGAAGTGCGTGATGCCGCACTGATTGCCGCAGCACAGAAAGTCGAGCATTATGAGATTGCCAGTTACGGGACATTAGCGACGCTGGCTGAACAATTAGGTTATCGTAAAGCAGCGAAGCTTCTGAAAGAGACCCTGGAAGAAGAAAAGGCCACCGACATCAAATTGACTGATCTGGCCCTTAATAACGTAAATAAGAAAGCCGAAAATAAAGCCTGA
- the trpA gene encoding tryptophan synthase subunit alpha — protein MERYESLFTQLKERKEGAFVPFVTLGDPGIEQSLKIIDTLIEAGADALELGIPFSDPLADGPTIQNATLRAFAAGVTPAQCFEVLALIRQKHPTIPIGLLMYANLVFNKGIDEFYAECEKVGVDSVLVADVPVEESAPFRQAALRHNVAPIFICPPNADDDLLRQIASYGRGYTYLLSRAGVTGAENRAALPLNHLVAKLKEYNAAPPLQGFGISAPDQVKAAIDAGAAGAISGSAIVKIIEQHINEPEKMLAALKAFVQPMKAATRS, from the coding sequence ATGGAACGCTACGAATCTCTGTTTACCCAGTTGAAGGAGCGCAAAGAAGGCGCATTCGTTCCTTTCGTCACCCTCGGTGATCCGGGCATTGAGCAGTCGTTGAAAATTATCGATACGCTAATTGAAGCCGGTGCTGACGCGCTGGAGTTAGGCATCCCCTTCTCCGACCCACTGGCGGATGGCCCGACGATTCAAAACGCCACACTGCGTGCTTTTGCGGCGGGAGTAACCCCGGCGCAGTGCTTTGAGGTGCTGGCACTCATTCGCCAGAAGCACCCGACCATTCCCATCGGCCTTTTGATGTATGCCAACCTGGTGTTTAACAAAGGCATTGATGAGTTTTATGCCGAGTGCGAGAAAGTCGGCGTCGATTCGGTGCTGGTTGCCGATGTGCCCGTGGAAGAGTCCGCGCCCTTCCGCCAGGCCGCGTTGCGTCATAATGTCGCACCTATCTTTATTTGCCCGCCTAATGCCGACGATGATTTGCTGCGCCAGATAGCCTCTTACGGTCGTGGTTACACCTATTTGCTGTCGCGAGCGGGCGTGACCGGCGCAGAAAACCGCGCCGCGTTACCCCTCAATCATCTGGTTGCGAAGCTGAAAGAGTACAACGCTGCGCCTCCATTGCAGGGATTTGGTATTTCCGCCCCGGATCAGGTAAAAGCAGCGATTGATGCAGGAGCTGCGGGCGCGATTTCTGGTTCGGCCATCGTTAAAATCATCGAGCAACATATTAATGAGCCAGAGAAAATGCTGGCGGCACTGAAAGCTTTTGTACAACCGATGAAAGCGGCGACGCGCAGTTAA
- the yciE gene encoding ferritin-like domain-containing protein, translating to MNRIEHYHDWLRDAHAMEKQAESMLESMASRIDNYPELRARIEQHLSETKNQIVQLETILDRNDISRSVIKDSMSKIAALGQSIGGIFPSDEIVKGSISGYVFEQFEIACYTSLLAAAKNAGDTASIPIIEAILNDEKHMADWLIQHIPQTTEKFLIRSETDGVEAKK from the coding sequence ATGAATCGTATTGAACATTATCATGACTGGTTACGTGACGCCCACGCAATGGAAAAGCAAGCCGAATCTATGCTTGAGTCCATGGCCAGTCGTATAGATAATTATCCTGAACTACGCGCTCGTATTGAACAACATCTTAGTGAAACCAAAAATCAGATTGTTCAACTGGAAACTATTCTTGATCGTAATGACATTTCACGTTCAGTCATTAAAGATTCCATGAGTAAAATAGCTGCACTTGGGCAGTCAATCGGTGGTATATTCCCTTCTGATGAAATAGTCAAAGGCTCTATTAGCGGATATGTCTTCGAGCAATTTGAAATCGCCTGTTATACCTCACTCTTAGCAGCAGCAAAAAATGCCGGTGATACAGCCTCAATTCCGATTATCGAAGCGATTTTAAATGATGAAAAGCACATGGCCGACTGGCTAATTCAGCATATTCCGCAAACAACTGAGAAATTCTTAATTCGCTCTGAAACTGATGGCGTAGAAGCGAAGAAATAA
- the trpB gene encoding tryptophan synthase subunit beta, producing MTTLLNPYFGEFGGMYVPQILMPALRQLEEAFVSAQKDPEFQAQFNDLLKNYAGRPTALTKCQNITAGTNTTLYLKREDLLHGGAHKTNQVLGQALLAKRMGKTKIIAETGAGQHGVASALASALLGLKCRIYMGAKDVERQSPNVFRMRLMGAEVIPVHSGSATLKDACNEALRDWSGSYETAHYMLGTAAGPHPYPTIVREFQRMIGEETKAQILEREGRLPDAVIACVGGGSNAIGMFADFINETDVGLIGVEPGGHGIETGEHGAPLKHGRVGIYFGMKAPMMQTEDGQIEESYSISAGLDFPSVGPQHAYLNSTGRADYVSITDDEALEAFKTLCLHEGIIPALESSHALAHALKMMRENPEKEQLLVVNLSGRGDKDIFTVHDILKARGEI from the coding sequence ATGACAACATTACTTAACCCCTATTTTGGTGAGTTTGGCGGCATGTACGTGCCACAAATCCTGATGCCTGCTCTGCGCCAGCTGGAAGAAGCTTTTGTCAGCGCGCAAAAAGATCCTGAATTTCAGGCTCAGTTCAACGACCTGCTGAAAAACTATGCCGGGCGTCCAACCGCGCTGACCAAATGCCAGAACATTACAGCCGGGACGAACACCACGCTGTATCTGAAGCGCGAAGATTTGCTGCACGGCGGCGCGCATAAAACTAACCAGGTGCTCGGTCAGGCTTTACTGGCGAAGCGGATGGGTAAAACTAAAATTATTGCCGAAACCGGTGCCGGTCAGCATGGCGTGGCGTCGGCCCTTGCCAGCGCCCTGCTCGGCCTGAAATGCCGTATTTATATGGGTGCCAAAGACGTTGAACGCCAGTCGCCTAACGTTTTCCGGATGCGCTTAATGGGTGCGGAAGTGATCCCGGTGCATAGCGGTTCCGCGACCCTGAAAGATGCCTGTAATGAGGCGCTACGCGACTGGTCCGGCAGTTATGAAACCGCACACTATATGCTGGGTACCGCAGCTGGCCCGCATCCTTACCCGACCATTGTGCGTGAGTTTCAGCGGATGATTGGCGAAGAAACGAAAGCGCAGATTCTGGAAAGAGAAGGTCGCCTGCCGGATGCCGTTATCGCCTGTGTTGGCGGTGGTTCGAATGCCATCGGTATGTTTGCAGATTTCATCAACGAAACCGACGTCGGCCTGATTGGTGTGGAGCCTGGCGGCCACGGTATCGAAACTGGCGAGCACGGCGCACCGTTAAAACATGGTCGCGTGGGCATCTATTTCGGTATGAAAGCGCCGATGATGCAAACCGAAGACGGGCAAATTGAAGAGTCTTACTCCATTTCTGCCGGGCTGGATTTCCCGTCCGTCGGCCCGCAACATGCGTATCTCAACAGCACTGGACGCGCTGATTACGTGTCTATTACCGACGATGAAGCCCTGGAAGCCTTTAAAACGCTTTGCCTGCATGAAGGGATCATCCCGGCGCTGGAATCCTCCCACGCCCTGGCCCATGCGCTGAAAATGATGCGCGAAAATCCCGAAAAAGAGCAGCTACTGGTGGTTAACCTTTCCGGTCGCGGCGATAAAGACATCTTCACCGTTCACGATATTTTGAAAGCACGAGGGGAAATCTGA